Proteins encoded by one window of Salmonirosea aquatica:
- a CDS encoding ammonium transporter: MEELSTTVSDLSMSVDNVWVLIATCLVMFMQAGFALVEVGFTRAKNAANILMKNLMDFAVGSLAFWAIGYSIMFGEDIAGFMGQITLFFGPDEIDGLPQITKLMFQTVFAATAATIVSGAMAERTRFSAYLIYSLVITLVIYPISGHWTWGGGWLSEMGFIDFAGSTVVHSVGGWAALMGAALLGPRVGKYANGKPRAIPGHNLVLGALGVFILWLGWFGFNPGSQLAAAGKDNAIAIAHIFATTNLAAAAGALASMIISWMRYKRPSLSITLNGALAGLVGITAGCAAVSLGSAAIIGAIAGVVLVFSLEFIERTLKIDDPVGAISVHGVCGALGTLLVGVFATEGGLLNGGGFAQLGVQAVGVFSTMGWVIGTSFILFFVIKKTIGLRESKRVEEEGLDVYEHGETVYNMV; this comes from the coding sequence ATGGAAGAGCTTTCTACAACAGTAAGTGATCTGTCGATGTCCGTTGATAACGTGTGGGTACTCATCGCGACGTGCCTGGTCATGTTCATGCAGGCAGGTTTTGCGCTCGTGGAAGTAGGTTTCACGCGTGCCAAGAACGCCGCTAACATTCTGATGAAGAACCTGATGGATTTTGCCGTCGGTTCGCTGGCTTTCTGGGCCATCGGATACAGTATCATGTTTGGGGAGGACATCGCGGGTTTCATGGGCCAGATAACTCTCTTCTTCGGTCCCGACGAAATTGATGGATTGCCCCAAATTACGAAACTAATGTTCCAGACTGTATTTGCCGCCACGGCCGCTACCATTGTGTCAGGCGCAATGGCCGAACGTACCCGGTTTAGTGCCTATCTTATTTATAGCCTGGTGATTACGCTGGTCATCTATCCCATTTCCGGACACTGGACCTGGGGCGGCGGCTGGCTGTCAGAAATGGGCTTTATCGACTTTGCCGGTTCCACCGTCGTACACTCCGTAGGTGGCTGGGCTGCCCTGATGGGAGCGGCTCTTCTGGGACCGCGTGTAGGCAAGTACGCCAACGGCAAACCCCGGGCAATTCCGGGGCATAATCTGGTATTGGGTGCATTAGGGGTTTTTATCCTGTGGCTGGGCTGGTTCGGATTCAACCCGGGTTCACAACTGGCCGCTGCCGGGAAAGATAATGCGATTGCCATTGCCCACATTTTTGCCACTACAAACCTGGCTGCGGCGGCGGGGGCACTGGCCTCCATGATCATTTCCTGGATGCGCTACAAGCGCCCTTCGCTGAGCATCACCCTGAACGGCGCACTTGCCGGACTGGTTGGTATCACGGCTGGTTGTGCGGCAGTATCGTTAGGTAGTGCGGCCATCATCGGTGCCATTGCGGGCGTTGTGCTGGTTTTCTCTTTGGAATTCATCGAGCGTACCCTCAAAATCGACGATCCCGTGGGGGCCATTTCAGTACATGGTGTGTGCGGAGCTTTGGGTACCTTGCTCGTGGGCGTTTTTGCTACCGAAGGAGGGCTGCTCAACGGAGGCGGATTCGCCCAGTTGGGTGTGCAGGCCGTCGGTGTATTCTCAACCATGGGTTGGGTGATCGGCACTTCATTCATCCTCTTCTTTGTCATTAAGAAAACCATTGGCCTGCGTGAATCCAAGCGCGTCGAAGAAGAAGGTCTCGATGTGTACGAGCACGGCGAAACGGTCTACAATATGGTATAA
- a CDS encoding glycine--tRNA ligase, whose protein sequence is MSQESAASTTPTTSLQDIIGHAKEYGFVFPSSEIYDGLQAVYDYGQNGVELKNNLKSAWWKAMTQLNDNIVGIDAAIFMHPLTWKASGHVDGFNDPMIDNKDSKKRYRADQLLEGKAEAYAAAGEAEKGQALLTEMGRLLSAEDLDGVRELIIAEEIKCPVSGTANWTEVRQFNLMFSTQIGSVAEDASVIYLRPETAQGIFVNFLNVQKSGRMKVPFGIAQIGKAFRNEIVARQFIFRMREFEQMEMQFFIRPGTEMKWYEAWKETRLKFHKAIGLPAEKLKYHDHDKLAHYANAAVDIEYEFPFGFREIEGIHSRTDFDLRNHQELSKKKQQYFDADLDENGKPYGNYIPYVVETSVGADRLFLATFCNAYTRESVGEGDSAKERTYLKLHPALAPIKAAVLPLVKKDGLAEKAQSIAASLKSSFRTVYDDNAAIGKRYTRQDLIGTPFCIAVDYQTMEDDTVTIRHRDSMEQERVAISELKDKIGQAVAIERILEAI, encoded by the coding sequence ATGAGTCAGGAATCCGCCGCAAGTACTACCCCTACCACTTCACTGCAAGATATCATCGGCCACGCTAAGGAATACGGCTTTGTGTTCCCCTCTTCCGAAATATACGACGGCCTGCAGGCCGTATACGACTACGGACAGAATGGTGTGGAGTTGAAAAACAACCTCAAATCCGCCTGGTGGAAAGCCATGACGCAGCTCAATGACAACATCGTGGGTATCGACGCGGCTATCTTCATGCACCCGCTGACGTGGAAGGCTTCCGGCCACGTGGACGGCTTCAACGACCCGATGATCGACAACAAGGATTCTAAGAAGCGGTATCGCGCCGATCAGCTTTTGGAAGGCAAAGCCGAAGCTTACGCCGCCGCCGGAGAAGCCGAAAAAGGCCAGGCGTTGCTGACCGAAATGGGACGTTTGCTATCGGCCGAGGATCTGGACGGTGTTCGGGAGCTAATTATCGCCGAAGAAATTAAATGTCCGGTGTCGGGTACCGCCAACTGGACCGAGGTACGGCAGTTTAACCTGATGTTTAGTACCCAAATCGGCTCCGTGGCGGAAGACGCCAGCGTGATTTACCTGCGGCCCGAAACGGCGCAGGGCATTTTCGTGAACTTCCTGAATGTCCAGAAAAGCGGACGTATGAAGGTACCCTTTGGCATTGCGCAGATTGGCAAAGCCTTCCGCAACGAGATTGTCGCCCGGCAGTTTATCTTCCGGATGCGGGAATTTGAACAAATGGAAATGCAATTCTTTATCCGCCCTGGTACCGAAATGAAGTGGTACGAAGCCTGGAAGGAAACCCGCCTGAAATTTCATAAAGCCATCGGCCTGCCCGCCGAGAAGCTCAAATACCACGACCACGACAAACTGGCCCACTACGCCAATGCCGCCGTGGACATCGAGTACGAGTTTCCGTTTGGTTTCCGCGAGATCGAGGGGATTCACTCCCGCACGGATTTCGACCTCCGCAATCACCAGGAACTATCTAAAAAGAAGCAGCAATACTTCGATGCCGACCTGGACGAGAACGGCAAACCGTACGGCAATTATATTCCCTACGTGGTGGAAACCTCCGTGGGAGCCGATCGACTTTTTCTGGCTACCTTCTGCAATGCTTACACACGTGAGTCGGTCGGGGAGGGTGATAGCGCCAAAGAACGTACCTATCTAAAATTGCATCCGGCCCTGGCGCCTATCAAAGCCGCCGTGCTGCCGCTGGTGAAAAAAGATGGACTGGCCGAAAAAGCTCAGAGTATTGCCGCTTCGCTGAAATCCTCGTTCCGGACCGTATACGATGACAACGCCGCCATCGGCAAGCGCTATACCCGGCAGGATTTGATCGGGACGCCGTTCTGCATCGCCGTGGACTACCAGACGATGGAAGATGACACGGTTACGATCCGTCACCGCGACTCCATGGAACAGGAACGTGTAGCCATTAGCGAACTGAAAGACAAGATTGGTCAGGCTGTGGCCATCGAACGGATTCTGGAAGCCATCTGA
- a CDS encoding P-II family nitrogen regulator has translation MKRVEAIIRKTKFTEMQEALHEAGIDFMSYWEVRGVGKAVEERSYRGIVYDTSIIERIMVTFYCQDQFIEPAIKAIMASAKTGEIGDGKIFISDVEKAIKIRTSEEGVDALN, from the coding sequence ATGAAAAGAGTAGAGGCTATTATTCGAAAGACCAAGTTTACCGAAATGCAGGAGGCTCTGCACGAGGCAGGCATTGACTTTATGAGCTATTGGGAAGTGCGGGGTGTGGGGAAGGCCGTTGAAGAAAGGTCGTATCGGGGCATCGTGTACGACACAAGTATCATTGAACGAATTATGGTTACCTTCTACTGCCAGGATCAGTTTATTGAGCCTGCGATCAAGGCTATTATGGCTTCGGCCAAAACGGGCGAAATCGGCGATGGGAAGATCTTTATCTCGGATGTAGAAAAAGCAATCAAGATTCGCACCTCAGAGGAAGGGGTAGATGCGCTGAATTAA
- a CDS encoding type II toxin-antitoxin system VapB family antitoxin, producing MKTNVEINEKLLQDAMMLSGAKTAEEVINKALDHLIYKLALKKLEAARGPELWQGDLEQMRGNTNNQGE from the coding sequence ATGAAGACGAATGTTGAGATCAATGAAAAACTACTGCAAGACGCGATGATGCTTAGTGGAGCAAAGACAGCGGAAGAGGTCATTAACAAAGCGCTGGATCATTTAATTTACAAATTGGCTCTCAAAAAATTAGAAGCCGCCCGGGGGCCCGAACTCTGGCAGGGAGATCTGGAACAGATGCGCGGCAACACCAATAACCAGGGCGAATGA
- a CDS encoding LOG family protein — MNPAVPEDEARIKEAFQDRDWNEIKSADSWVIFKVMAEFVEGFDKLAKIGPCVSIFGSARTTDDNPYFKVAEEIAAKLVRHGYGVITGGGPGIMEAANKGAFEQGGKSVGLNITLPFEQQSNIYIDPDKNMDFDFFFVRKVMFVKYSQGFIVLPGGFGTLDELFEALTLIQTKKIGRFPIILVGKKYWSGLIDWIQNTLLEAENNISAPDLKLFSVVETPDEAVRVIEEFYSKYLLKPNF, encoded by the coding sequence ATGAATCCCGCCGTGCCCGAAGATGAGGCACGGATTAAAGAAGCGTTCCAAGACCGGGACTGGAACGAAATTAAAAGTGCCGATTCCTGGGTGATTTTCAAAGTAATGGCCGAGTTTGTGGAAGGCTTCGACAAACTGGCCAAGATCGGTCCCTGCGTGTCCATTTTCGGCTCTGCCCGCACTACCGACGACAATCCCTACTTCAAGGTGGCTGAGGAAATCGCGGCCAAACTGGTGCGCCACGGCTATGGAGTCATCACGGGCGGCGGACCGGGTATTATGGAAGCGGCCAACAAGGGTGCTTTCGAGCAAGGCGGTAAATCAGTGGGTTTGAATATCACTCTACCCTTTGAGCAGCAAAGCAATATCTATATCGATCCCGACAAGAATATGGACTTCGATTTCTTCTTTGTCCGTAAGGTGATGTTCGTCAAGTACTCTCAGGGTTTTATTGTACTACCCGGCGGGTTTGGTACCCTGGACGAACTGTTTGAGGCTTTGACCCTGATCCAGACCAAGAAAATCGGCCGTTTCCCTATTATTCTGGTAGGTAAGAAATACTGGTCGGGCCTGATCGACTGGATTCAAAATACCCTCCTGGAAGCAGAAAATAACATCAGCGCGCCCGATCTGAAGCTTTTCAGCGTGGTCGAAACGCCCGACGAGGCAGTGCGGGTGATCGAGGAATTTTATTCGAAGTACCTGTTGAAGCCCAATTTTTGA
- the vapC gene encoding type II toxin-antitoxin system VapC family toxin, translated as MILFDTTIWIDHFKGVSTAKSNFLSQVLTDDKKVFITPTIIQEVLQGFSDPNYFHIAEIVLIRQQVLDYDPVGAALAGAKLYANLRRNGVTIRKPNDCLIAAFALHFNIELCHNDRDFDLIASHTGLKIWKE; from the coding sequence ATGATTCTGTTTGATACAACAATTTGGATTGACCATTTTAAAGGAGTCAGCACTGCAAAGTCCAACTTTCTAAGTCAAGTTTTGACAGACGACAAAAAGGTATTCATTACACCAACAATCATTCAAGAAGTACTTCAAGGATTTTCTGATCCAAATTATTTTCATATAGCCGAAATCGTATTGATCAGACAGCAAGTATTAGATTATGATCCGGTTGGGGCGGCTTTGGCAGGTGCCAAGTTATATGCGAATTTGCGCAGAAATGGCGTTACGATCCGCAAACCAAACGATTGCCTGATTGCCGCCTTTGCACTTCATTTTAATATCGAACTCTGTCATAATGACCGCGATTTCGACCTCATAGCGTCTCATACTGGGCTGAAGATCTGGAAAGAGTAA
- a CDS encoding helix-hairpin-helix domain-containing protein, translated as MLRKILYKIQDFLGISPKESRGALVLIILSFGLIWTPTVFKWWVLPLFQSDTVPFTIEQLDSTAALIPKSGSSSNTDRNFSENEVPYSRDDEKSAPPTRFFAFDPNTASTAELQELGVPRFLAQRIQKYREKGGKFRKNEDLKKIYDFPPALYNQLEGYIVLPGSGPKFAESETRSDEGTPTPTLREFKTFTRPVPTAFDINTADTTQLAELRGIGSKLSARIVKFRDALGGFYSTEQYPEIFGLDSLALSELRRYARVQSPPTKIPINTATVQELNRHPYFRNRKLNEVIVRYREQHGPFASAEAMKEIRILDEATLRKMVPYLAF; from the coding sequence ATGCTCCGCAAAATCCTTTACAAAATCCAGGATTTCTTGGGTATCTCGCCCAAAGAATCACGCGGAGCCTTGGTGTTGATCATCCTGAGTTTCGGATTAATCTGGACACCTACTGTATTCAAGTGGTGGGTGCTTCCGCTTTTTCAAAGCGATACGGTACCGTTCACGATAGAGCAGCTGGACAGCACGGCGGCTTTGATTCCTAAATCAGGTTCGTCATCCAACACCGATCGGAATTTTAGCGAAAACGAGGTACCCTATTCCCGCGATGATGAAAAATCAGCTCCCCCTACTCGTTTTTTTGCCTTTGACCCCAATACCGCATCGACCGCAGAATTGCAGGAATTGGGGGTACCCCGCTTTCTGGCGCAGCGGATTCAGAAGTACCGGGAGAAAGGCGGAAAATTTAGGAAGAATGAGGATTTGAAGAAAATATACGATTTCCCACCCGCGCTGTACAACCAGTTGGAAGGGTACATCGTATTGCCGGGCAGCGGACCGAAATTCGCCGAATCGGAAACGCGTTCCGATGAAGGTACCCCCACGCCCACGCTCCGCGAATTCAAAACCTTTACACGCCCGGTACCGACCGCTTTCGACATCAATACTGCTGACACCACCCAACTCGCCGAGTTACGGGGAATCGGCAGTAAACTATCGGCCCGGATCGTCAAATTCCGTGATGCCCTCGGTGGGTTTTATTCTACCGAACAGTACCCCGAAATATTTGGCCTGGATTCGCTGGCACTTTCCGAACTCCGGCGTTACGCCCGGGTGCAGAGCCCACCCACTAAAATTCCGATCAATACCGCCACCGTTCAGGAATTGAACCGGCACCCGTATTTCCGAAACCGGAAACTCAATGAAGTGATCGTGCGCTACCGCGAGCAGCACGGGCCATTTGCATCGGCCGAGGCGATGAAGGAAATACGTATTCTAGATGAAGCTACCCTGCGGAAAATGGTACCTTATCTGGCTTTTTAA